One genomic region from Leptospira montravelensis encodes:
- a CDS encoding RNA recognition motif domain-containing protein has translation MVSNKIYVGNLKFSLKEENIRQIFSVYGVIQDLKMIHDRETGNFRGFAFITYANPEEAEEAVTQMNGQPVDGRNLKVTFAEDKRKEKQN, from the coding sequence ATGGTTTCTAACAAAATTTATGTGGGAAATTTGAAATTTTCCCTTAAGGAAGAAAATATACGCCAGATTTTCTCCGTTTACGGAGTAATTCAAGATCTGAAAATGATTCATGATCGGGAAACTGGAAATTTTAGAGGTTTTGCTTTCATTACCTATGCGAATCCAGAGGAAGCGGAAGAGGCAGTGACCCAGATGAATGGACAACCTGTCGATGGAAGGAATTTAAAAGTTACCTTTGCCGAGGATAAAAGAAAAGAGAAACAGAACTAA
- the pepN gene encoding aminopeptidase N, with translation MTLSSSSSLVHKLEDYKPNPWLTPKVDLRFDLDLHLTVVRAEYEVILQAETIEPLFLYGESLEFLSLRMDGAILDPNEYQVTNSGILISEPPKKSFRLTVENRICPAKNTSLEGLYKSGSMLCTQNEPEGFRKIVYSIDRPDNMMRFRVTIAGEESLFPVMLSNGNLVGENQLGNGKREVIWEDPFPKPSYLFALVAGELMETKDSFQTKSGRFITLKIFVEKGNEEKVGFAFDSLKKAMKWDEDTFGLEYDLDLFMIVAVEDFNMGAMENKGLNLFNAKLVLADKKSATDESFESILAVIAHEYFHNWTGNRVTLRNWFNLTLKEGLTVFRDQWFTEDMTDPSVKRIKDVLFLKEFQFPEDQGPMSHPILPKSYKEMNNFYTVTVYEKGAEVIRLISELIGRENFKKGLKHYLSKYDGMGVTYDEFITSMEEVIGKSIPYLRNWYHRKGTPLISVKEDYTKDTNEWIFDIVDTGAAEYPLVYSNSFAVFDLNGNLISEYKRIMTGERDQIRIPALDSKGTKPIISLFRSLSSPVLLDYNQSVEEIKTLARVETDGVARFFAFQNLIFDWFRKSLISGKEENFSQILETIAESFTKNWEKTYLSFYLSFPGLTQISENLNCYEFTKIQTLRVWALQTIATTFTKNFQILLEENRKTIPIQTKEEIGKRKLKNTALYYLLYDPSKKFEKLAVMEQREAKHMSEEVSAMRYLLEIESKEKENSVHSFYEKWKKDNLVLDVWFAAQVSSGEDRSQVAEKLEKHPQFNIRNPNKVRSLYFSLARNPLSFHKEDGSGYVFLAERIRVLNEINPQMAASLTKLFSPVSKQKGDLPKLAKGELRKLQDLPNLSKELGEVLGTILDSL, from the coding sequence ATGACCTTATCCTCATCCTCCTCATTGGTTCACAAACTGGAAGACTACAAGCCAAACCCTTGGCTTACACCCAAAGTCGATTTACGATTTGATTTAGATTTGCACCTGACAGTTGTCAGAGCCGAATATGAAGTAATCCTCCAAGCCGAAACAATAGAACCATTATTTCTTTATGGAGAATCGTTAGAGTTTTTATCCCTCCGTATGGATGGGGCCATTCTCGACCCTAATGAATACCAAGTTACAAACTCGGGAATACTTATTTCTGAACCTCCTAAAAAAAGCTTTCGGCTGACTGTTGAAAACCGCATTTGTCCGGCGAAAAATACTTCACTCGAAGGTTTGTACAAATCGGGATCTATGCTTTGTACCCAAAACGAACCGGAAGGATTCCGTAAAATTGTCTATTCCATCGATAGACCAGACAATATGATGCGGTTTCGTGTCACCATAGCAGGTGAGGAATCACTGTTTCCTGTGATGTTGTCCAATGGAAACTTAGTGGGAGAAAACCAATTAGGAAATGGAAAACGAGAAGTTATCTGGGAAGATCCTTTTCCAAAACCATCATATCTTTTTGCACTTGTTGCCGGCGAACTTATGGAGACCAAAGATTCATTTCAAACGAAATCTGGTCGTTTTATTACCCTAAAAATTTTTGTTGAAAAAGGGAATGAAGAAAAGGTCGGATTTGCTTTTGATTCTTTAAAAAAAGCGATGAAGTGGGATGAGGACACTTTTGGATTAGAATATGATTTAGATTTATTTATGATCGTTGCCGTCGAAGATTTTAATATGGGAGCGATGGAAAATAAAGGCTTAAATTTATTTAACGCAAAACTAGTATTAGCTGATAAAAAATCAGCAACAGACGAAAGTTTTGAATCGATTCTTGCCGTGATTGCCCATGAATATTTTCATAACTGGACAGGAAATCGAGTCACTCTTAGAAATTGGTTCAATCTAACACTCAAAGAAGGTCTTACAGTCTTTCGTGACCAATGGTTCACTGAAGATATGACAGATCCTTCTGTCAAAAGAATCAAAGATGTTTTGTTTTTAAAAGAATTCCAATTTCCTGAAGACCAAGGTCCTATGTCACACCCCATCCTTCCTAAATCCTATAAGGAGATGAATAATTTTTATACTGTGACAGTTTATGAAAAAGGAGCCGAAGTCATTCGATTGATTTCCGAACTCATAGGTAGAGAAAACTTTAAAAAAGGATTAAAACATTATCTTTCTAAGTATGATGGTATGGGCGTTACCTATGATGAATTTATCACTTCAATGGAAGAAGTAATAGGTAAATCCATTCCTTACCTTCGAAATTGGTACCATCGAAAAGGGACTCCTTTGATCTCAGTAAAAGAAGATTATACAAAGGATACCAATGAATGGATTTTCGATATCGTTGATACAGGCGCCGCTGAATATCCATTAGTTTATTCGAATTCCTTCGCTGTTTTTGATTTAAATGGAAACCTAATTTCTGAATATAAAAGAATAATGACAGGAGAGAGGGATCAAATTCGAATTCCTGCCTTAGATTCGAAAGGAACTAAACCTATCATTTCCTTATTTCGATCTCTTTCCAGTCCGGTACTTTTGGATTACAATCAATCCGTAGAAGAAATTAAAACCTTAGCAAGGGTAGAAACAGATGGAGTGGCGAGGTTTTTTGCCTTTCAAAATTTAATCTTCGATTGGTTTCGTAAGTCTTTAATTTCCGGAAAGGAAGAAAACTTTTCTCAAATTTTAGAAACGATTGCAGAATCTTTTACTAAAAATTGGGAAAAAACATATCTTAGTTTTTATTTATCATTTCCAGGATTAACACAAATTAGTGAGAATTTGAATTGTTATGAATTTACCAAAATTCAGACACTAAGAGTTTGGGCTCTCCAAACGATTGCCACTACCTTTACCAAAAACTTTCAAATTCTACTTGAGGAAAACAGAAAAACCATTCCTATCCAGACCAAAGAAGAAATTGGAAAACGAAAACTAAAAAATACGGCTCTTTATTACTTGTTATATGATCCTTCAAAAAAGTTTGAAAAATTGGCTGTGATGGAACAAAGAGAAGCCAAACATATGAGCGAAGAAGTTTCGGCTATGAGATATCTTTTAGAAATTGAATCGAAGGAAAAGGAAAATTCTGTTCATTCATTTTATGAAAAGTGGAAAAAAGACAATTTGGTTTTAGATGTTTGGTTTGCAGCTCAAGTAAGTTCTGGGGAAGATCGTTCTCAAGTTGCTGAAAAATTAGAAAAACATCCCCAGTTTAATATACGTAATCCTAATAAAGTTCGTTCCTTGTATTTTAGTTTGGCGAGAAATCCATTGAGTTTTCATAAAGAAGATGGGAGTGGTTATGTTTTCCTTGCGGAAAGGATTAGAGTTCTGAATGAAATCAATCCACAAATGGCTGCATCATTAACTAAACTATTTTCACCTGTTTCTAAACAAAAGGGAGACCTCCCTAAATTGGCAAAAGGGGAACTTAGGAAACTCCAAGACCTCCCCAATCTTTCTAAGGAATTGGGAGAAGTTCTTGGAACCATTTTAGATTCTCTTTAG
- a CDS encoding AMP-dependent synthetase/ligase produces the protein MKNFTTLNDVFYYANRAYGTKEMFFGKDAGKNFFGRTFSDIFHKAENLALSLLQMGLQPGDRIGLMADNRTEWAIADIATLLNGAVNVPRGSDSTPQEIEYILSHSESKYCFVEHEKLYESLKPVLSNTKVEKVIILDPGFRSSDNFAIPMDTLVKEGEALRKNLPSLELRSKQVKPDDLFTIIYTSGTTGMPKGVMLTHQNMVYNVVKVPPRVGLKTSDRTLSILPVWHIFERAIDYAIIAEGASIAYTNIRDLRDDFQKIKPTFMASAPRLWENLYLGIKQKLEKAPENKRKLFDFAYDVCKKFKDGQDYLAGNKLLTKEESPFERAKNTALSLGYVFNLFLLAKVLDGLVFSKIRDVLGGHLTGTISGGGALPAHVDEFFNVIGIPVYEGYGMTECAPIISVRSVGKVVQGSVGKWPDGTAVKIVNEQGESVPKGKMGIIHIKGPQVMKGYYKNEEATSKAIHDGWMNTGDLGFISFNDTLSVRGRVKDTIVLLGGENVEPVPIENLLLENSLINQVIVVGQDQKSLTALIWPDKDRMKEVGLQIKEGEDLNQNKEVRLYYQNLIKKQISSENGFKSFEKLSDFRFLPKAMEVGEELTNLFKMKRNVIHDKYKDLIKSMYN, from the coding sequence ATGAAAAATTTTACTACGCTGAATGATGTTTTTTATTATGCGAATCGAGCATACGGAACCAAAGAAATGTTCTTTGGAAAAGATGCAGGAAAAAACTTTTTTGGTCGTACGTTTTCAGATATCTTTCATAAAGCAGAAAACCTCGCATTATCTCTGTTACAAATGGGTTTACAACCGGGTGATCGAATTGGACTTATGGCGGACAACAGAACCGAATGGGCCATTGCAGACATAGCAACTCTGTTAAACGGTGCTGTGAATGTACCAAGAGGATCCGATTCCACACCACAAGAAATTGAATATATTCTAAGCCACTCCGAAAGTAAATACTGCTTTGTAGAACATGAAAAATTATATGAATCTTTAAAACCTGTCCTTTCCAACACAAAGGTAGAAAAAGTAATTATTTTAGATCCAGGTTTCAGGTCTAGTGACAACTTCGCTATTCCAATGGATACACTGGTGAAAGAAGGAGAGGCTTTAAGAAAAAATCTTCCTTCCTTAGAACTTCGTTCAAAACAAGTCAAACCAGATGATTTGTTTACCATCATTTATACTTCAGGAACTACCGGGATGCCAAAAGGTGTAATGCTTACCCACCAAAACATGGTATACAATGTGGTCAAAGTTCCGCCCCGTGTTGGATTAAAAACATCAGATAGAACTCTTTCTATCCTGCCGGTATGGCATATTTTTGAACGCGCCATTGACTATGCAATTATTGCAGAAGGTGCATCCATAGCTTATACGAATATTAGGGATCTAAGAGACGACTTCCAAAAAATAAAACCAACCTTTATGGCCTCTGCTCCAAGACTTTGGGAAAACCTTTATCTTGGCATCAAACAAAAGTTAGAAAAAGCGCCAGAAAACAAACGTAAACTTTTTGACTTTGCTTATGATGTTTGCAAAAAATTTAAAGACGGACAGGACTACCTTGCGGGTAACAAACTCCTAACTAAAGAGGAATCCCCATTTGAAAGAGCAAAAAATACTGCCCTTTCACTAGGATATGTATTCAATCTATTTTTACTCGCTAAAGTATTAGATGGACTGGTATTTTCTAAAATCAGAGATGTACTTGGTGGCCACCTAACGGGAACTATTTCTGGTGGAGGTGCCCTTCCCGCTCATGTGGATGAGTTCTTTAACGTAATTGGAATTCCTGTGTATGAAGGTTACGGAATGACAGAATGTGCCCCGATCATTTCTGTTAGGTCCGTCGGAAAAGTAGTCCAAGGTTCTGTGGGAAAATGGCCGGATGGAACGGCCGTCAAAATTGTGAATGAACAAGGAGAATCGGTTCCGAAAGGAAAAATGGGAATCATTCATATCAAAGGCCCACAAGTAATGAAAGGTTATTATAAAAATGAAGAAGCAACTTCCAAAGCAATTCATGACGGTTGGATGAATACTGGAGATCTAGGATTCATTTCATTTAACGACACTTTGTCTGTGCGAGGAAGAGTCAAAGACACCATTGTCTTACTCGGTGGTGAAAACGTTGAGCCTGTCCCAATTGAAAACTTACTTTTGGAAAATTCTCTCATTAACCAAGTGATCGTTGTTGGACAAGACCAAAAATCCCTTACGGCTCTCATTTGGCCAGACAAAGATCGAATGAAGGAAGTAGGACTGCAAATAAAAGAAGGTGAGGATTTAAACCAAAACAAAGAAGTCAGACTCTACTACCAAAACCTGATCAAAAAACAGATCTCCTCTGAAAATGGATTCAAATCTTTTGAAAAACTTTCTGATTTTCGTTTTTTACCAAAAGCAATGGAAGTGGGTGAAGAACTGACGAATCTATTCAAAATGAAAAGAAACGTCATTCACGATAAATATAAAGATCTTATCAAATCTATGTACAACTAA
- a CDS encoding tetratricopeptide repeat protein, translating into MEDYWKAVQNTKDRFEIEDHSPKRFSFRLGGEIPGVLHKESLNHEIFWFCQKYIDKYHSNYPYPRFKDEIRSHLTELYGDPSQNFLSGKLSFSCFSGWKEGSSLLKLSFFMNDDEFYPYRWDYYDTKGQLFLTEEDETKNGKKDSFTYYSHSGCPKEITKDKNDFGSIDEWWYYKNCQLIRIEYDANENGFRERICHYENGKESYCEGVGEKEEREAIQLENNQKFQEALTYYRKSLKEYKKEVPNGTSRTCSLLKKIANIEYNERDFVSFTKTLDEFFSYRACESDSLDVLIYKSYYYLYVLGDYKTAKDSYQKTSEIYRKTNGEISPEILLNLAYAQFMDKDPHSCLASLDKLNSRRLTAYPRFFLFYYRGSCELSLGRFEDAYTNLKRAQILGGEREFLPVVYYKLGRASFATNREQEGNLWTHQALLYDFELFEKMESDPLFSNFFESPNGKSHKRKYYLNKQKKQ; encoded by the coding sequence TTGGAAGATTATTGGAAAGCGGTCCAAAATACAAAGGACCGATTTGAAATTGAAGACCATAGTCCCAAGAGATTTAGTTTTCGTTTGGGTGGCGAAATTCCAGGAGTTTTACATAAAGAATCTCTAAACCATGAAATCTTCTGGTTTTGTCAAAAATATATAGATAAATATCATTCAAACTATCCATACCCTCGTTTTAAGGATGAAATCAGATCCCACCTAACAGAATTATACGGAGATCCTTCTCAAAATTTTTTAAGCGGAAAGTTATCTTTTTCCTGTTTTTCTGGTTGGAAAGAAGGAAGTTCCCTTTTGAAACTCTCATTTTTTATGAATGATGATGAGTTTTATCCTTATCGTTGGGATTATTATGATACAAAAGGGCAGCTATTTTTAACCGAAGAAGATGAAACAAAAAATGGGAAAAAAGATAGTTTCACCTATTATTCTCATTCTGGTTGTCCCAAAGAAATCACAAAAGACAAAAATGATTTTGGTTCCATCGATGAATGGTGGTATTATAAAAACTGCCAACTAATTCGTATCGAATATGATGCGAACGAAAATGGATTTCGGGAACGTATTTGCCATTACGAAAATGGAAAAGAATCGTATTGCGAAGGTGTGGGTGAAAAAGAAGAAAGAGAAGCCATCCAACTAGAAAATAATCAAAAATTCCAAGAAGCACTTACTTATTATCGTAAATCACTAAAGGAATATAAAAAGGAAGTTCCGAATGGAACCTCTCGAACTTGCTCCTTACTAAAAAAAATTGCCAACATAGAATACAATGAAAGAGATTTTGTTTCTTTTACAAAAACACTGGATGAATTTTTTTCCTACCGTGCTTGTGAATCAGATTCCTTGGATGTATTAATTTATAAATCTTATTATTACTTATATGTACTTGGTGACTACAAAACAGCGAAAGATAGTTATCAGAAAACATCAGAAATTTATCGAAAAACCAATGGGGAAATCAGTCCTGAGATTCTTTTGAACTTAGCTTATGCACAATTTATGGACAAAGATCCTCACTCTTGTTTAGCTAGTTTGGACAAACTCAATAGTCGAAGACTCACAGCCTATCCGCGATTTTTTCTCTTCTATTACCGGGGTTCCTGTGAACTTAGCCTTGGTCGTTTTGAGGATGCCTATACAAACTTAAAACGAGCACAAATTTTAGGTGGCGAACGCGAATTTTTGCCAGTTGTGTATTACAAATTAGGAAGAGCTTCCTTTGCTACTAATAGGGAACAAGAAGGAAACCTTTGGACCCACCAAGCCTTATTATATGATTTTGAATTATTTGAAAAAATGGAATCAGATCCCCTATTTTCCAATTTTTTCGAATCTCCCAACGGGAAATCGCACAAAAGAAAATATTACTTGAACAAACAAAAAAAACAATGA
- a CDS encoding YopX family protein, with translation MAFTIRFRVWDKQEKEFTQKGFSLTLDGKLLKFGQPISNEDNYVVNSFTGLKDKYDKDLFEEDIIEHTVAKGGNLTQHTGVIRYNNEHGAFYLENGPPLLQLFSIRKVGNPYENPILYDLYLKSKS, from the coding sequence ATGGCATTTACAATTCGATTCCGTGTTTGGGACAAACAAGAGAAGGAATTCACTCAAAAAGGTTTTAGCTTAACCCTTGATGGGAAACTTCTAAAATTTGGGCAACCCATCTCAAACGAAGACAATTATGTTGTTAATAGTTTTACTGGGTTAAAAGACAAATACGACAAAGACCTTTTTGAAGAAGACATCATTGAACACACAGTTGCCAAAGGTGGGAACCTTACCCAACATACTGGCGTTATCCGCTATAATAATGAACATGGTGCTTTTTATTTAGAAAACGGGCCACCGCTATTACAATTGTTTTCCATACGTAAAGTCGGAAACCCATACGAAAATCCCATACTATATGATTTGTATTTAAAAAGTAAATCTTGA